In Mycolicibacterium phocaicum, one DNA window encodes the following:
- a CDS encoding flavin monoamine oxidase family protein, with amino-acid sequence MDRVDVVIVGAGLAGLSAARKLTRAGKAVVVLEARDRVAGRNLGGTLSNGVPVEMGGQWVGPTQDAVLALIDELGLETFASYDAGDAITVYDGENHRYADETFGLPPQTLAEVGRLWVEIEQLAQSVDTGSPWTTAGATDLDRQTLDQWLVGQTTDAVALRFFRLIVPALFSAESPELSLLHFLFYVKSGTSLEVLISTTGGAQESRVVGGTHQISERIAAELGDALWLNTFVSGIAQDASGVTVTYDGGQLAADRVVVAVPQTLAGRLRYSPPLPAARDALTQQFPAGSVIKFNIGYPTPFWRDAGLSGFVMSLDDEFNVVLDNSPADSSCGVLVGFLEGAHARRAAELTAAERRDLVTRNLVKYFGPRAADPFDVLEQDWTAEEFSRGCYGGRLAAGVWTQYGKAVAAPVGRIHWAGAETSDVWNGYMDGAIRSGYRAADAILAEGA; translated from the coding sequence ATGGATCGTGTCGACGTCGTCATCGTGGGAGCAGGACTTGCCGGGCTCAGCGCCGCCCGCAAGCTGACCCGGGCCGGAAAGGCCGTGGTGGTGCTCGAGGCACGCGACCGGGTGGCAGGTCGCAACCTCGGTGGCACGCTCAGCAACGGGGTGCCGGTCGAGATGGGCGGCCAGTGGGTCGGGCCGACGCAGGATGCGGTGCTGGCCCTGATCGATGAGCTGGGGCTCGAGACGTTCGCGTCCTACGATGCGGGCGATGCGATCACCGTCTACGACGGCGAGAACCACCGCTACGCCGACGAGACGTTCGGCCTGCCACCGCAGACCCTCGCCGAGGTCGGGCGACTCTGGGTGGAGATCGAACAGCTCGCGCAGAGCGTGGACACGGGCTCGCCGTGGACCACCGCCGGCGCGACAGACCTGGACCGCCAGACGCTGGATCAATGGCTGGTCGGGCAGACCACCGATGCGGTGGCGCTGCGGTTCTTTCGCCTGATCGTTCCCGCGCTGTTCTCCGCCGAGTCGCCTGAACTGTCGCTCCTGCACTTTCTGTTCTACGTCAAATCCGGGACGAGCCTCGAGGTGCTCATCTCGACCACCGGCGGCGCACAGGAGTCCCGCGTGGTCGGCGGCACCCACCAAATCTCGGAGCGCATAGCCGCCGAACTCGGAGATGCCTTGTGGCTCAACACCTTTGTCAGCGGCATCGCCCAGGATGCCTCTGGGGTCACGGTGACCTACGACGGTGGGCAGCTCGCGGCGGACCGCGTCGTGGTCGCGGTACCGCAGACTCTCGCCGGGCGGCTCCGCTACAGCCCGCCGCTGCCCGCGGCGCGCGATGCGCTGACCCAGCAGTTCCCTGCGGGCTCGGTCATCAAGTTCAACATCGGGTATCCGACGCCGTTCTGGCGCGATGCCGGTCTGTCGGGCTTCGTCATGAGCCTCGACGACGAGTTCAACGTCGTGCTCGACAACTCGCCGGCCGACAGCTCCTGTGGCGTCCTCGTCGGGTTCCTGGAGGGCGCACACGCCCGGCGGGCGGCAGAACTCACCGCCGCGGAGCGCCGCGACCTCGTCACCCGGAATCTGGTGAAGTACTTCGGTCCGCGGGCCGCCGACCCCTTCGACGTTCTCGAACAAGACTGGACCGCTGAGGAATTCAGCCGGGGCTGCTACGGCGGCCGGCTGGCCGCAGGTGTGTGGACGCAGTACGGCAAGGCCGTGGCGGCGCCCGTCGGCCGTATCCACTGGGCAGGCGCCGAGACCTCCGATGTCTGGAACGGCTACATGGACGGCGCGATTCGATCCGGCTACCGTGCGGCGGACGCCATCCTGGCCGAAGGGGCGTGA
- a CDS encoding flavin monoamine oxidase family protein — protein MNTETQQTAVAIVGAGVSGLIAARDLQRQGIEVLVLEAADRVGGRTLAETSALGSRLDLGGQWIGQGHHRFEQLVDQLGATRFQMHTPKAPAIFDGPQTVSPNSLPLLTATGALAAAELLSRLPVRGRWNTATVQSWLRRVPSDRARRLLGALVETTSCAGPEQLSVQAFLELVRYQGGLQTMMKTSGGAQDSLVLEGAGTLAERLAAGLGTRVRTSCRVTAIRQTADGVVLDTSAAAVAAQRAIVSVPPPMTTSITFEPPLPPERITLQRNMFMGTVYKAVAVYETPFWRARGDAECMLLGEPNVAVFDTSPPAGPGHLCMLVGGPQARALDDLDTDGRRAVLLRQLAPHLGDAVERPASWHEKAWHLDVFAGGGYTALPAPGTSEGFYPMASMPTGRIHWAGTETATEHAGYIEGAIEAGNRAAREVAKTITHGSQTKAH, from the coding sequence ATGAACACCGAAACACAGCAGACCGCCGTGGCGATCGTCGGCGCCGGCGTATCCGGTCTGATCGCCGCGCGCGACCTCCAGCGGCAGGGTATCGAGGTGCTGGTGCTAGAGGCCGCGGACCGGGTCGGCGGGCGAACGCTGGCCGAAACGTCCGCGCTCGGCTCGCGACTCGATCTCGGTGGTCAATGGATCGGCCAGGGACACCACAGATTTGAGCAATTGGTCGACCAACTCGGCGCGACCCGATTTCAGATGCACACGCCGAAGGCGCCCGCGATATTCGACGGCCCGCAGACCGTCTCGCCCAACTCGCTGCCATTACTCACCGCCACGGGGGCGCTGGCGGCCGCCGAGCTGCTCAGCAGACTTCCCGTGAGGGGCCGATGGAATACCGCGACGGTGCAGTCGTGGCTACGCAGAGTTCCGTCCGACCGCGCGCGCCGACTGCTCGGTGCGCTGGTCGAGACGACGTCGTGCGCAGGACCCGAACAACTTTCGGTGCAGGCCTTTCTCGAGTTGGTCCGCTATCAGGGTGGCTTGCAGACCATGATGAAAACCAGCGGTGGCGCGCAGGATTCACTCGTACTGGAGGGCGCGGGCACCCTTGCCGAGCGGCTTGCGGCCGGGCTCGGCACGCGCGTCCGGACGAGTTGCCGCGTCACCGCCATCCGTCAGACTGCCGATGGGGTGGTCCTCGACACCAGCGCTGCCGCGGTGGCTGCCCAGCGTGCCATTGTCTCGGTGCCACCGCCGATGACGACGAGCATCACCTTCGAACCGCCCTTGCCGCCGGAACGAATCACTCTGCAGCGCAACATGTTCATGGGGACGGTGTACAAGGCCGTCGCGGTCTATGAGACGCCGTTTTGGCGGGCCCGTGGCGATGCGGAGTGCATGCTGCTCGGGGAACCCAACGTTGCAGTCTTCGATACCTCGCCGCCGGCCGGCCCCGGACATCTGTGCATGCTGGTCGGTGGTCCCCAGGCCCGCGCCCTCGACGATCTGGACACCGACGGCCGGCGCGCCGTGCTGCTGCGTCAGCTGGCGCCGCACCTCGGGGACGCCGTCGAGCGGCCGGCGAGTTGGCACGAAAAAGCCTGGCACCTGGACGTATTCGCCGGTGGTGGCTACACGGCGCTGCCGGCTCCAGGGACCAGCGAGGGCTTCTATCCCATGGCATCCATGCCCACGGGGCGGATTCACTGGGCCGGAACGGAAACCGCTACCGAACACGCCGGCTACATCGAAGGGGCCATCGAGGCCGGCAATCGCGCGGCACGGGAAGTTGCCAAGACGATCACGCATGGATCTCAGACGAAAGCGCATTGA
- a CDS encoding SDR family oxidoreductase, with the protein MKTVLITGCSSGYGLEIARHFHTQGWNVVATMRTPRPELLPDSDRVRVLALDVTDPQSIAGAIAAVGPIDVLVNNAGVGVVGAFEATPMATIREVCETNTFGVMAMTQAVIPQFRERRSGSVVNVTSSATLAPMPLAAAYTASKSAIEGFTGSLALELDFFGVTAKLVEPGYGPGTNFTANGASRMDGLLPREYLDFAAPVMAGFGNVDVFTTASDVAQVVYEAATDTSGRLRFAAGPDALALVAVQSE; encoded by the coding sequence ATGAAGACAGTATTGATCACGGGTTGTTCGTCAGGCTACGGGCTGGAGATTGCTCGTCACTTCCACACGCAAGGCTGGAATGTCGTCGCGACCATGAGAACGCCACGGCCCGAGCTTCTTCCGGACTCGGACCGTGTCCGGGTGCTGGCGCTCGACGTGACGGATCCGCAGAGCATCGCCGGCGCCATCGCAGCCGTCGGCCCGATCGACGTGCTGGTCAACAACGCCGGCGTCGGGGTGGTGGGCGCTTTCGAGGCCACTCCGATGGCGACGATTCGGGAGGTGTGCGAGACCAACACCTTTGGGGTCATGGCAATGACGCAGGCAGTGATCCCGCAGTTCCGTGAACGACGTTCCGGCTCTGTCGTGAACGTGACGTCCAGCGCGACCTTGGCGCCGATGCCGCTGGCTGCCGCGTACACCGCTAGTAAGTCGGCGATCGAAGGCTTCACCGGCTCGCTGGCACTTGAGCTCGACTTCTTCGGCGTGACCGCCAAACTCGTCGAACCGGGCTATGGGCCGGGCACCAACTTCACCGCCAACGGCGCCTCCCGAATGGACGGCCTGCTGCCGCGGGAGTACCTGGACTTCGCGGCTCCGGTCATGGCCGGGTTCGGGAATGTCGACGTGTTCACGACTGCTTCCGACGTCGCCCAGGTCGTCTACGAGGCCGCGACGGATACGTCGGGCCGGTTGCGGTTTGCGGCGGGCCCGGATGCGCTGGCCCTCGTCGCCGTGCAGAGTGAATAG
- a CDS encoding AraC family transcriptional regulator has product MATDPLDFIVALLQSRAVRSKIVAGGGQWSIRKPRYTDPSFCVMLDGACWFHPQGGDATELREGDFLLLPETPRFVLASDPALPPMDVPIDAEGDAAYGDSAPTMRMLGGYFQFDRANAELVARLLPPVILIRRGQPGAARLGRIVELIAEEAGEHNRCRDLILERLVEVLLIEAWRFETEHASAEKGLLGGLADPALSGVLRALHADLAGPWTVEKLARTAGMSRAVFAERFARTVGIPPMQYLTEWRVARAKELLLDERPALSAVAGKVGYSSASAFSAAFTRVVGCSPAAFAKHGYRGAG; this is encoded by the coding sequence ATGGCAACGGACCCGCTCGATTTCATCGTCGCGCTGTTGCAGTCCCGGGCGGTGCGGTCCAAGATCGTGGCCGGTGGCGGTCAGTGGAGCATCCGTAAACCGCGGTACACCGACCCGTCCTTCTGCGTGATGCTCGACGGCGCATGCTGGTTCCATCCGCAGGGCGGCGACGCGACCGAACTCCGCGAGGGTGACTTCTTGCTCCTGCCAGAGACGCCGAGGTTCGTATTGGCGAGCGATCCGGCTCTGCCGCCGATGGACGTGCCGATCGACGCCGAAGGTGACGCCGCCTACGGCGACAGCGCTCCGACGATGCGGATGCTGGGCGGCTACTTCCAGTTCGATCGTGCGAACGCGGAATTGGTTGCGCGGCTGTTGCCACCGGTGATCCTCATTCGGCGCGGCCAACCGGGCGCGGCTCGTCTCGGTCGCATTGTGGAGCTGATAGCCGAGGAAGCCGGCGAGCACAATCGGTGCCGGGATCTCATCCTCGAGCGCCTGGTCGAGGTGCTGCTCATCGAGGCATGGCGGTTCGAAACCGAGCACGCATCGGCCGAGAAGGGATTGCTTGGGGGACTGGCTGATCCAGCCTTGTCAGGAGTTCTCCGGGCATTGCACGCCGATCTGGCCGGGCCGTGGACGGTCGAGAAACTGGCGCGCACGGCGGGGATGTCACGGGCCGTTTTCGCCGAGCGGTTCGCCCGCACCGTCGGCATCCCACCCATGCAGTACCTCACCGAATGGCGGGTTGCGCGAGCGAAGGAACTGCTGCTGGACGAGCGGCCCGCGCTCTCGGCGGTTGCCGGCAAAGTGGGCTACAGCTCGGCGAGCGCCTTCAGCGCGGCGTTCACGCGGGTGGTCGGGTGCTCGCCGGCCGCGTTCGCCAAACACGGCTATCGCGGCGCAGGATGA
- a CDS encoding TetR/AcrR family transcriptional regulator: MDTLSSRVAGRLSGPRAQKFAARREVLAAQATSGLAELGFARASMRELAQHCEISLGVLHYYFDDKDDLVMCCVRQYKDHFIDRYNSIVIDGSSGPELRTRISSALSNSLRESAVMHRLWYDLRTQALFDDRFAQSINEIDDSLAALTWKAVIAYAELTESAVVVTPAIVYATADGLFHRALRDLINGDADAPQRLAHEIDSALDDFVGPITR, translated from the coding sequence GTGGATACCCTCTCGAGCCGCGTTGCGGGCCGACTGTCGGGCCCGCGCGCGCAAAAGTTCGCTGCACGCCGTGAGGTACTAGCCGCACAGGCCACCAGTGGGCTTGCTGAACTTGGCTTCGCGCGGGCCAGCATGCGCGAGCTCGCCCAGCATTGCGAGATATCGCTCGGCGTTCTGCACTATTACTTCGACGACAAAGACGACCTCGTCATGTGCTGCGTACGGCAGTACAAGGACCATTTCATCGATCGCTACAACTCCATCGTCATCGACGGCAGTTCCGGACCGGAGCTCAGGACCCGCATCAGCAGCGCGCTCAGCAACTCGCTGCGCGAGTCGGCCGTCATGCACCGGCTCTGGTACGACCTGCGCACCCAAGCGCTCTTCGACGACCGCTTCGCCCAGAGCATCAACGAGATCGACGACAGCCTCGCGGCGCTCACCTGGAAGGCCGTCATCGCTTACGCCGAGCTCACCGAGTCCGCCGTCGTCGTCACGCCCGCCATCGTCTACGCGACGGCCGACGGCCTGTTCCACCGTGCGCTGCGCGACCTGATCAACGGCGACGCGGACGCGCCACAGCGACTGGCACACGAAATCGATTCGGCGCTGGACGATTTCGTCGGACCCATAACCCGTTGA